One genomic region from Yarrowia lipolytica chromosome 1C, complete sequence encodes:
- a CDS encoding uncharacterized protein (Compare to YALI0C07304g, some similarities with DEHA0F09273g Debaryomyces hansenii, similar to Saccharomyces cerevisiae GDT1 (YBR187W); ancestral locus Anc_8.557), with translation MKLSTITTLVLVTLAGATAANLEENDHAMKTAPKDYAARYGSEVDKGDKFVAQGRPDVEDHEREDDEGSEAAKNAKVKNTNGKPAKPAKTVTDKQPTVINDYDPNNIGQNEAEVDIAKDAAERAKEDRVAAVVGVTESANDATGSKSSSSSSSSGSTTTTKPASSVTDVPVDDDMWHTFVMAFSMIITSEIGDKTFLLAAIMASKHSHFTIFSAAFSSLALMTILSALMGQAFLLFVSPRLVGIAAGVLFLVFGIRLLHEATHMEGVSIKDEMAEVESEIEASEMNEKNRDLEAGTSSSSSGDTTLRRQNSAPGITDDGLGEQGYSFDIRKASKPTIKQSLADISNGFSNLASLVLSPAWVQIFVMTFLAEWGDRSQISTIAMGAGSNFWPVVFGGVIGHACCTSVAIIGGKLLAQRVSIQQITVVGAVAFIIYAILYFWDIYSTWQ, from the coding sequence TAGCCGGTGCCACTGCTGCCAACCTCGAGGAGAACGACCATGCTATGAAAACGGCACCCAAGGACTACGCCGCTCGATACGGCTCCGAAGTGGACAAGGGCGACAAGTTTGTGGCCCAGGGACGTCCCGACGTGGAGGATCATGAGCgagaggacgacgagggaTCCGAGGCTGCTAAGAACGCCAAAgtcaaaaacaccaacGGCAAGCCCGCAAAGCCCGCCAAGACTGTAACTGACAAACAGCCCACTGTCATTAACGACTACGACCCCAACAACATTGGTCAAAACGAAGCCGAGGTCGATAttgccaaggacgccgCTGAGCGGGCTAAGGAGGACCGAGTGGCTGCTGTCGTCGGAGTCACCGAGTCTGCCAACGATGCCACTGGCTCCAaatcttcctcctcctcctcttcttctggctctaccaccaccaccaaaccCGCTTCTTCAGTCACCGATGTTCCCGTGGATGACGACATGTGGCACACGTTTGTCATGGCCTTCTCCATGATCATCACATCCGAGATTGGCGACAAGACCTTCCTACTGGCCGCCATCATGGCTTCCAAACATTCGCATTTCACCATTTTCTCGGCCGCCTTCTCATCGCTGGCTCTGATGACCATCCTGTCGGCTCTAATGGGCCAGGCTTTTCTCCTTTTCGTTTCTCCCCGACTCGTTGGCATCGCAGCAGGTGTGCTTTTCCTTGTTTTCGGAATCCGACTGCTGCATGAAGCCACACACATGGAGGGCGTTTCCATCAAGGACGAAATGGCCGAGGTGGAGTCTGAGATCGAGGCTTCCGAGATGAACGAAAAGAACCGAGATCTCGAGGCTGGtacctcttcctcctcgtccgGAGATACTACTCTTCGTCGACAAAATTCTGCTCCTGGAATCACCGATGACGGCCTCGGCGAGCAGGGATACTCGTTCGATATCCGAAAGGCCTCCAAGCCTACCATCAAGCAGTCGCTAGCCGATATTTCTAACGGGTTTTCCAACCTGGCCAGTCTGGTACTGTCGCCGGCTTGGGTCCAGATCTTCGTCATGACCTTTCTGGCCGAATGGGGCGACCGGTCGCAGATCAGCACAATTGCCATGGGCGCTGGTTCCAACTTCTGGCCTGTGGTTTTCGGCGGAGTGATTGGCCATGCTTGTTGCACCTCTGTGGCCATTATTGGAGGCAAGCTGCTTGCCCAGCGGGTGTCCATCCAGCAGATTACTGTGGTTGGCGCCGTGGCTTTCATCATTTATGCCATTCTTTACTTCTGGGACATTTACTCCACTTGGCAGTAG